CGCTGATCTTCATGTTGCTGAGCGGCCTGTATCTGTTCTTGCTGCCATACATGGCGCCGCGGCGGATGCAGGGGGGATCGACCTCCGCATCACAAGTGTGATTGCATGGGACGGGCAGGGAACGCGAGGCAGCGATGACGGCATCGGAACATATCGACCGGATGATCGAGGATCTCACCGACTGGCGCGGCAAGACGCTCGCCGGCCTGCGCAAGAGCATCCTCGCCGCCGACCCTGAAATCATCGAGGAATGGAAGTGGATGGGCAGCCCGGTGTGGTCGTGCGACGGCATCATCGCGGTCGGCAACGCCCACAAGGGCAAGGTGAAGCTGACCTTCATGTATGGCGCGCAACTTCCGGACCCCGACAAGCTGTTCAACACCGGCTTCGAGGGCAATGTGCGGCGCGCGATCGATCTGTTCGAGGGCGACAAGATCAACGACCGCGCGCTGAAGGCCCTGATCCGCGCCGCGATCGAGCTCAACCAGGCCAAGTCGAAGAAATCGGGCAGGAAGCCGGCGAAGAAGGTGGCCACTGCCGAGCGCGCAACCGCGAAGAAGAAGGCATGAGCAGCGCCGGCCTGCGGCCTGCGGATACGGTCCATCCGTGATGATCGAGACCAGGCTCGCTACATTGTCGGACGCGGAGGCGATCGCCGCGCTGCTGATGGCCAACGCCGGTGATCGCGGCGGGATGCTGCTCGGGCAATGGCCGCGTGAGGTGATCGAGAGGCGCATTGCCGGCGGGCAATCGATCATCATCGCGACCAGTGACGAGGGCGGGCTGCTCGGCGCGCTCCTGACGTCGGAGAAAGGATTCGACGCGGCCGCGCCGGTACAGGCCATGCTGAAGGCCTGGCCGGGGGGACCCGATGCGTATGTATACGGCCCCGTGTGCGTCTCCGCGGACGCCCGCGGTCTCGGCGTTCTCGAGGCGCTCTACGCCAGGCTTCAGGCGACGTTTCCCGGCCGCGAGGCGATCCTTTTCATCAGGGAAGACAATCCGCGCTCGCTCAAGGCGCATCTGCGGCTTGGCATGCGCGAGGTCGCGCGCTACGACTTCGACGGCAAGGTCTTCATTGTCCTGAGCGACAGGCCGGATGCCGGGTGATGCGGTCGGCGCGGAGCCAAGCTAGGCCGAGATGTCGACCGCCTGACCGGCCTTGCCGGCGTTCTTCTGGAACGCCTGCTCGATCAGCTCCTTGATCTTCTGCTCGACCGCGGCGCGCTGATCCGGCGTCATGGTCTTCAGATCTTGCTCCGACAGGCCCATGCCCTTGAGGATGTTCGCGCGCATGCGGTCCATTGGGCTCATCTGCGCGTATTTGAGAAACTTCTGCTCGACGCTGTCGTCGGATGGGCTGCCGGCGGCGGCTTGCGTCGATCCGATGGCGTCCGCAGCCAGCGGTTTCTTCAGTGCGCCAGTCGTCATGCTGGCTGTGACCGGGCCGAAGGCCGAGATCGACGTCATCTGCGCGCGCAGTCCCCATTGCAATGCCGCAATCGCGGAGCAAATGGCGTGCCATCCGTCGCGTCAGCAATTTCAAGGAGATCGCGATGGTGCGGCACGCGCCAAACGTGCCGCAGGAAAGTTCTGCCGGGTGAAGCTTGCCGGGGAAACGGCCCCTATGCCTTCGTATGCACGATCACTGGACCCGCTACCCGGTTGCGGCCCCTACGCCTTCGTGTGCACGATCACTGGACCCGCAACCGCGGTGGCCTGCCCGATCAGCAATGGACCGAGATTCTCATCGATCCAGGCCAGCGCGCGGCGGTTGGCTTCCTCGGCGCCGGCATAATTGTTGAAGACGCTGATCGCGGTGACGGTGTCGTCGCCGGCATAGACCACGTAATAGGCCATGAAGCCTTCGACGTCGCTGATGATCGGAATTGCGCCTTCCTTGATCCGGCGCGCGAGTTCTTCGGCGCTACCAGTCTTCGCCTTGGCGTGACGGATGGCGGCATACATGCGTTCCTCCTTCCGGCTGCATCGATCGGGCTGCGCTTCGCGCAGGCGCGATGGTACGCCTGAAGGGGCGGAGATGCCATCGGGATTGACGGCCGATCAGAGCGTTTTCGAGCGAAGTGGATACCGGTTCGCGTGAAGAAAACGCGTCAAAACAAGAATCTAGAGCCTCGTTCCGATTGAATCGGAACGAGGCTCTAGCTGAAGCGCCGGGTCACGACGGGCGTGCGGCGGTCGGGGAGCTTCGGCAGCCTCGCCACATCCGCGCGCGTTGCCGTGGTCCTGGGGCCGGGAGCGGGCGCCTGTTCCTGTTGCTGCAGGAACAGCGTCGCTTCGAACAGCACGCCGGGGGCCTGCTTGGCCGTGCCCGAGCACACCGCGCGATTGCCGCTGAAGGTGCCGGTCAGCTGCGCTTCGACCTCGTCGCACCCGAACACGGTGGTGGACGGCCCGTCGGCATATCGGTGCGTCGTCAGGACCGCCGTGAAGCGGTCCTCATCGAGTTGATAGGAGCCGCCATAGGTGAACATGGCGTCGCCGCCACTGATCTTGCCATTTGCGAGCTGGACTATTCCGGTGCCTTCGCCGCGCGGTGTGCGAAACCACGCCGCATATCGACCGTCTCTTTGCATGACCGTCACGAATTGCAACCCCTGCGTGGTCGTCTAGCTACGTTGCAAGCGGAGGGACTGCTACTTAACCTTGTCCCAACGGTTAACGAAGCGAGAAGGCGATCGCGCGACTTGCGGCGAAGCGGTATCGGACTGGCGCCCGGCGATCAAGCAAGCCCTTTCCGTTCCGATGGAATCGGAACGGGGCTCTCTACTCCTGCTTTGACGCGTTTCCTTCACGCGAACCGGTGTCCACTTCGCTCGAAAACGCTCGAATGCATGCGACCGGTCACAAGAATGCCACGGCCCCCGCCAGGGGAGCTAGCGAGGGCCGTGTTGGTACACCGCGCCGCGCCTAGGTTCGCGACGAGATGTGGGAGCTCGAAAAGTCTTTACTTGGGCATGATCGTTTTACGAAGACCGGTTTCCACTTTTCGGGATCATGCCGTTAGAAGGGCAAGAGCACGTCGAGAACCTGCTGGCCGTAGCGCGGCTGTTGCACGTCGGTGATCTGGCCGCGGCCGCCATAGGCGATGCGGGCCTGGGCGATCTTCGAGGAGTCGATGGTGTTGTCGCTCTGGATGTCTTCCGGGCGCACGATGCCGGCCACGATCAGCTCGCGGATTTCGAAGTTGACGCGGATCTCCTGCTTGCCCTCGACCACGAGATTGCCGTTCGGCAACAATTGGGTGACGACGGCGGCGACACTGGTCTGCAGTGCCTCCTGGCGGTTCACCGAGCCTTTGCCGTCGCTCGAGGCCGTGGATTCGGCGGTCAGGATCTTGCCGGGCAGGATCTTGTTCGCCTGCGTGATGGTCTGCGAGCCCAGGAAGTTGGTGACCCCGGAATCCTCGCTATTGCTGCGGCTGCGCTGGGTTTCGTTGGCGATCGCGGCCTTGTCGGTGAAGTTCACCGTGATGGTCAGGATGTCGCCGACGCGCGCCGCGCGCTGGTCCTTGAAGAAGGCGCGGGAGCCGCTGCGCCACAGCGAGTTCGGGCTGTAGGAGGCGACCTCGGGCTTCGGCATCGGCATCTGCACCGGCTTGTAGCCGGGCTGCGCCGTCGGATTCTCGATCTCTGTCAGCTTCGGCTTTTCACCGATCTGGGAGAGACGGTCGATCGACGAGCAACCGCTGGCGATCGTGCCGAGTGCGAGCAGCGCACCGGCCAGGATGAGGCGGTTGATACGGTACTGGGACATGAACTTTACTCGGCGTTTGGTGCGACTGAACTCAGCTTGACGGGAGCGGAATTTGAAGACGTGGCATCGGCATCAGGCGTTGCGCGCGGGGTCGCGACAGAGATCGAGACCTCGCCGCGGCCGGTGACGACGCCGGAGACGGCACGCTTGGACTGCAAGTTCATCACGCTGACGACGTCGCCCTCGGCGCCGCCATCCATCGCCTTGCCGCGGATGGTGAGATAGATGCCGGCAGTGCGGTAGATCAGCGTGACGTTCTGGTCGCGGGTGACGAGATCGGGCTTCGCCATGTCGGCCGTGCGCAGCGCCTGGCCGGCGCGCAGCTGGCGGCGCATCTGCATGCCGACCGAGCTTTCGCGGACCGCCGCGTCGTTGCCGATCTCGGCCTTCGGGCGGCGCTCGATCACCAGGTCGGAGGCCTTCAGCACGTCGCCGCGCTCGACGTTGCGCGTCAGCACGGCGGCCTCGATGGTCTCGATCGCGGTGCCGGTGAGGCGCATCTTGTACGGTGCCGTGCCGGCGTCGTTGCTGATCTCGAAGGTGACGTCGAACCGCGTCGAGCGCGGGTCGTAGCGCACCGCGACCGGCTGCATCGCGCCGGTGCTGGTCGCCTCCAATCTGATGTCACCGGGGTCGCGGTCGAAGGTCAGCGCGATGTTGCCGGCCCTGCCGAGCCCGTGGCGGCCCTCCAGCGCGCGCGACAGCTGCTGCTCGATCTCCCTGCTGTCGATGGTGCGCGCGAGCCGCGTGACGGTGATCTCCTTCAGCTCGCGGGTGTCGACGCCGATCACCTGGTGCGCGCGCAGCACGTTCAGCACCTGCGCGACCGGCAGCGTGCCTGTGGTTCCGAGGTCGGGCGCGCGGTAGACCGCGATGCTGCCGGCGCTGCCGGCATTGTCGATGAAGTCGCCGACCCGAACGATGTCGTCCGCGACCGTGATGCTGGCGCGCAGCGTCGGCACCGCGATCGCCTCGCTGCGGCTTTGCGCGGCGGCTGGCGCCACGGTCACCGCGAGGAGGGCGGCTGCGATCAGGAGTGAGCGGGCGATCATCGACATCGTCCTCAGCGGAACAGGTTGGAGGTCGACTGCATCATCTGGTCGGCCGCGGAGACCACCTTCGAGTTCATCTCGTAGGCGCGCTGCGCGGCGATCAGGTCGGAGATTTCGGAAACCACCTCGACGTTGGCCTGTTCGAGGCTGCTCTGCTGCATGTCGCCATAACCGTCGGTGTTGGCGGTGCCGTCCTGCGGCTGGCCGGAAGCCGGCGTTTCCTGGAACAAATTGTCGCCGATCGGCATCAAGCCGGCCTTGTTGATGAAGCGGGTCAGGCCGATCGTGCCGATGTTGGTCGATGCGGTCTGGCCCGGCAGCGTCACCGAGACCTGGCCCTGCGCGTTGATAGTGAGGCCGGAGGCGTTCTGCGGGATCGTGATCGTCGGCTGCACGAGATTGCCCTGCGCATTGACGATGCGGCCCTGGTTGTCCATCTGGAACGAGCCGTCGCGGGTGTAGGTGAAGGTGCCGTCCGGCATCAGGATCTTGAAGAAGCCTTCGCCGCGGATCGCGATGTCGAGATCGTTGCCGGTCGGCGACAGCGTGCCCTGGGTCATCATGCGCGGGGTGCCGACGGTCTTCACGCCGCCGCCGAGGTCGATGCCCATCGGCATGATGGTGTTCTGGTCCGAGGCCTGCGCGCCGACCCGGCGCACGTGGTCGTAGATCAGGTCCTGGAACGCGGCGCGCTGCTTCTTGTAGCCGGTGGTACGCAGGTTCGCGATGTTGTTGGAGATCACCTGAACGCTGAGTTCCTGTGCCGCCATCCCGGTCGCTGCAGTGTAGAGTGCACGCATCGGTCAATCCCCCGGATCAGTTCGGCACGTCGGCGAGCTTCTCGATCGCCGATTTGTGCAGGTCGCTCTGCTGCTGCAGCAGCGAGGCGATTTGGGTGTAGGTCCGCGTGATCTCGATCATGCGGCTCATTTCGACGACGGAATTGACGTTCGACTTCTCGATGAAGCCCTGGCGGATCTGGGCCTTGGTGTCGGGCAGCGGCTGCGTGCCTTCGCCGGGCACATAGAGGTTGGAGCCATCCTTGAGCAGGCGCTGGGCCTGCGCGAACGAGACCAGGCGCAGCTTGCCGCGGATCGAGTCGAGACGGGACGTGCCCTCGAGCACGCTGATGTTGCCGTCGGTGGCAATGTTGACGTCGTGGTCGGTCTGCTGGAACGTGATCGGGCCGGAGGTGCCGAGCACCTGGTAGCCCGAGGCGGTGACCAACTGGCCGCGACTGTTGATCGCCAGATTGCCTTCGCGGGTGTAGCGTTCGCCGCCCGGCGTCTGCACCACCAGGAAGGCGTTGCCGTCGATCGCGACATCGAGCGGGTTCTTGGTCTCTTCGGTCGGGCCCTGCGAGAAGTCGTGGAAGGTCGCCCGGTCCTGCACGAAGGAGACGCGGCGGTCCGAGGACGCGAAATTGTCCTCATGCGCGTTCGAGGACAGATATTCCTGGAACAGCGAGCGGTCGGCCTTGTAGCCGTTGGTATTCATGTTCGCGATGTTGTTGGAAACGACATCCATCTGCCGTTCCAGCACCATCTGCTTCGATAGTCCGACCAGAAGCGTATTCTGCATCGGTGGTTCTCCCCTGTGAGGTGATCCGATGCAGTGGTTCTCCCAAACCCTTACCTCGGACCGTCGGTAACCATTGGGTTCTCCCAAACCCGCTCGTTACGCCGTCCTCTCAGCGAAAGCCGTGCCAACTTGAAATGTTCAGCTGTTTGAATGGCTTAGTTGTTTTGCCGGGCGCCGTACCGGGCGGCAGAAAGGTCTTGTTGACCATGTTTGCCCGGCAGTTTTTTCCTAGTGGAAGGTAAATCCTAATCTTACGTTAACCATTATGGCCCCAGTGTTGCCGGCATTGGGGCGCGTGTGCGCCGGCGGCCTTTGTATCGCGTCTTCAAGCCAAAGCTGGGGCAAATCGCGTTCGCATCCTTCGGGTTGAAGCGAGCGGACGATGGCGGACGAGGAAAAGACTGAAAGCGGCGAGGGCGCAGCCGCTCCGAAGAAGGGCAAGCTCAAGCTGATCATTGCCGTCGTCGGCTTCCTCGTCGTGCTCGGCGCGGGCGCCGGCGGGTGGTTCTTCTTCATGCGCGGTCACGGCGAGGAGCAGCACGCCGAAGCGCCGCCGCCGAAGCCGCCGAGCTTCATCGACGTCCCGGACATGCTGGTCAATCTGGTCGGCGCGCCCGGCGAGCGGGTGCAATATCTCAAGCTGAAGCTCGTGCTCGAGATCAAGGAAGAGAAGCAGGTCGAGGCGATCAAGCCGGCGCTGCCACGCGTCACCGACCTGTTCCAGACTTATATGCGCGAGCTGCGCCCGAGCGACCTCAACGGCTCGGCCGGCCTGTTCCGTCTCAAGGAAGAGCTGACCAAGCGCGTCAACCTCGCGCTGGCACCCAACCAGGTGAACGCGGTGCTGTTCAAGGAAGTCGTGATCCAGTGACGGGGCGGATGTAAAGCCATGGCCGGCAACGACCAGATGGACCAGGACGCCATTGCGGCCCAATGGGAAGCCTCGCTCGATTCCGAGGATCCCACGACGGCCGCGGCGGAAGCTGCCAAGAACGAGCTCACCGAGAACATGGCGCTGCAATGGGCCGCCATGGTCGAGGACGGCAGCCGCGACTTCGGCGGCAAGAACACCAATGGCGAGCGCGTGCTGTCGCAGGAGGAGATCGACAATCTCCTCGGCTTCACGGTCGGCGACGTCAGCCTCGACGACCATTCCGGCATCCGCGCCATCATCGATTCCGCGATGGTGTCCTACGAGCGTCTGCCGATGCTCGAAATCGTGTTCGACCGCCTGGTGCGGTTGATGACGACCAGCTTGCGCAATTTCACCTCGGACAACGTCGAAGTCTCGCTCGACCGCATCACCTCGGTGCGCTTCGGCGACTACATGAACTCGATCCCGCTGCCCGCGGTGCTCTCGGTGTTCAAGGCGGAGGAGTGGGAGAATTTCGGCCTCGCCATGGTCGACTCCAATCTGATCTATTCGATGATCGACGTGCTGCTCGGCGGTCGCCGCGGCCAGACCCAGCTCAAGATCGAGGGCCGGCCCTACACCACGATCGAGACCAATCTGGTCAAGCGGCTGGTCGAGGTGGTGCTGTCGGACGCCGAGCAGGCGTTCCGGCCGCTGTCGCCGGTGACCTTCACGATCGACCGGCTCGAGACCAACCCGCGCTTCGCCGCCATCAGCCGCCCGGCCAATGCCGCGATCCTGGTGCGCCTGCGCATCGACATGGAAGACCGCGGCGGCAATGTCGAATTGCTGCTGCCCTACGCCACCATCGAACCGATCCGCAACGTGCTGTTGCAGATGTTCATGGGCGAGAAGTTCGGTCGCGACCCGATCTGGGAAGGCCATTTCGCGACCGAAGTGGCGCAGGCCGAGATTGCGGTCGACGCGGTGCTGTACGAGGCCGATATCCCGCTGAAGGAACTGATGAAGCTGAAGGTCGGCGACACGCTGCCGCTGGACATCCGCTCCGACGCGCTGGTCTCGGTCCGTTGCGGCAACGTGACCCTGACGGAAGGCCGCATGGGCCGCGTCGGCGACCGCGTTGCGATCCGCGTCACCAAGAATTTGCGTAAACCCCAAACCACCTTCGCGATGTTCGAGAAGGCGGACGAGCGGACCAAGATGATGGAGGCACCATGAGTCATGTGCTTGGACTAGCAATAGAGAGTCTGGTGGCCGTGCTGCTGATGCTGACGATCGGCTATTGCTGGCTGCTCAACAAGCGGCTGCAGCGGCTGAAGGCGGACGAGCATTCGCTGAAGGCGACGATCGCCGAATTGATCACCGCGACCGAGATCGCCGAGCGGGCGATCGGCGGGCTGAAGCACGCGGTGCGCGACGTCAACGAAAACCTCGGCAACCAGCTCGATGCGGCGACGCAGATGTCGGCGCAGTTGAGGAACCAGCTCGCGGAAGGCGATGGTGTGGTGCGCCGCCTGTCGAAGATCGCGATGGCCGCGCGGCCGCCGGAGCCCGCGCATGCGCCGGCACCGGCTGCTGCGCCCGCCGCGCCAGCGGCGCCGGCGCCGAGGGTTTCGGCCGCACGCGCGGTTGCCGCGGCGGCTGAAGCCTTCACCGAGCGCAGGAGGGCCGGCGGCCTCGCTGCATGAAGTTGCTTCGTGACATCAGAGTGATGCCTGTGGTGCTGGTCGCGATCTTCGGCCTGATGGTGCTGAAGGTCGCCGGCCTCGTGCTCGACGGCGGTTACGTGTTTGCCGATGACGCGCCGCCGGCGGGTCCGGCCGGCCCCTCCTGGGCGCAGCAGAACTTCAACTTCCCCGGCGCTCCCAAGGCGGTGGCGGACAGCAAGATCAAGGCCGATCCCAACGACATCACGGGTTCGGTGCACGGCAAGGAAGAGAAGAAGGACGAGGCACCGAAGCCGGCCGCACCGGCCGCGGAGGCGCCCAAGCCCGATGGCGTGGTGGTCAATCTGGATGCGCCGCCGCCGGTGTCTGCGTCGGAACGCGCGATCCTGGAGCGGCTGCAGTCGCGCCGCCAGGAGCTCGAGACGCGCGCCCGCGAGGTCGAGATCCGCGAGAGCCTGCTGAAGGCCGCCGAGAAGCGCATCGAGGCCAAGGTCGAGGAGGCCAAGGCCAATGATGCAAAGGCGAATGCCGATGCGGCGGCAAAGGCTGAGGCCGACGCCGCGCGCTTCAAGGGCATCGTCACGATGTACGAGAACATGAAGCCGAAGGACGCCGCAAAAGTGTTCGATCGGCTGGAAATGAATGTGCTCTACCAGATCGCCTCGCAGATCCAGCCGCGCAAGATGTCCGACATCCTCGGCCTGATGCAGCCCGAGGCCGCCGAACGGCTCACGGTCGAGCTCGCCCGCCGCGCCGGCGGCGACAAGTCGGCGTCGACAGATGATCTGCCCAAGATCGAAGGCAAGATGCTCGCGCCGAAGACGAATTGACGGGTGCTGTTCGAGCCGTCCGTCAATTGCCAGGTGTCGGCCTCCTCAGCCGTAGGCCGGATCCGGCTTGAGACCAGGTTGCCTGCATTTCATCCAGATGATCGCGATGACAGCTCCGCACATGAACGGACCAACGGGCACGAGCACGAACGGGAACGCGTATCCCAGCACGACAATGACGCCGAGGGCGATACGGATGGCTCGCCGATTGGCGACCAGCAAGCCCTGATCGAAGTCAGCCTTCATCAGGAAGACCAGCGCCATCGCCAGGAGCGGAAGATCGTAGATGACGAAGTAGGGCGACATCAGCGGCGTTGCCGCTAGCAGGCTGGCCGCCTGAAGAGCGAAGCTGACGTTACGACGCCATAGCACGACCACCCAAACCAGTGCGGCTGCCGCGACGGCCATGTGGAGCGACCAGGCCAGTCCGTAACCAAGGCCGGCCATCCTAAGCAGGCCATAAACACTCGACAGGTTATACCAAGCGACCCCTCCACCAGCATGCAGCCGCGCCGATACAGTCGTCGCCCCTTCGCCGAATGCCTTGAACGTATCCCAGCCGAAGCTCACTCCGGTGAGCAGCACGAGTGCAAGCGTTGCCAACGCTGCGGTGATGATGACGTTCCAACGCCTGGTCGCAATCAACACGAAGGGCAGAAGGACGCCGAACTGAGGTTTGAAGACGAGCAGTGCGATCAGGAAGCCGCTGAGGAGCGGCCGCCTGTCCAACGTCAGCAGGATGCCGCCGAGCAGCGCCGAGGCAAGCAGCCCGGTCTGGCCGTGAAACACATCATAGAAGACCGGCGGGGTCGCGAGTGCCAGCAGCAGGGCGCCGGGGCGCGGTCGGATGGCATAGATGACGAGGAGCCAGCAGAACAGCTTTGCTATGCTCCAAACCCAGAACGCGACCGGAAACGGCAGCAATGCGAGGGGCGCCAGGGCCAGGAGAAACACCGGCGGATAAAAGAACGGCAGTGGAATCTGATCGTACGGATACCGGAGTTGATCGATCGGCGGCATCCGAAGGATGAGTTGCCGATGCAGTTGCTCCCAGTCGTAGGCGCCGGCCGCGTGGCCATCGAGCGCCATCCTGCCCGCGCCCCAGAAACACGAAAAATCGAACCCGGGGCCTTCGCCGTTACCACTGACGAACAGTAAGACCTCGAAAGCGATCAGGAGAGCGCAGGCAATAGCCTGCGCCGGGTCGTCTCCTGCAAAACCATTTCGGCGTGCGACTTGGTTCATAACGTTGGTTTGAAAAATGCTTAAATCAATCAAAAGTCGAATCTATCATTGCGTTTCTTGACTAGGCAAGGCCGGGCATTTCCGGGCTCATTCGGAGAGTTAATCCCCAAGAATGGATTGTTCTCTGCCGCGGCGTGCGAGATCGCCGCGATGGGCCGCTTGGCGATGGGGCGATCACTCGTCCTCGTTCGCGGCGCTGTCGAGGGTACGAACCGCGTCCGATGCGGCTGACAAAATGCGGAACCAGGCGCACACGCCACGACCCCGAAAATGCGGCCGACGGGTTTACGTTAACAGGTCCTTAACGCCGCCCGATCCAAGATCGGGACGCGTGGGCGAGGGCGCTTCGCGCTGGTATGGCTGAGGTCCCGAGAAGACGTTTCGAGATGGCGCGAACGGCTGCCGCTGGAACATGGTCGTTAGGCCGCGCCTGGACGCGGACTGCGCGTCTGTGCCTGCTTGCCACCGGCCTCGCCCTCACAACCCTGACATATCCGGCCGCAGTGCGGGCCCAGGACCCGCCGCCGGTGCCGGGTGAGGCGACATTCTCGGCCGCGAACGGCTATGCCCGGCTGGTACTGAAGCTGAAGGAGGATGTCGAGTCGGAGGTCATGACCGCCGGCTCGATCATCGTGATCCGCTTCAAGCGTCCGGTCGAAATCCCCGTCGAGCAAATCTCGGATGCGGTGCCCGATTATGTCGGCGCCGCGCGCCGCGATCCGGACGGTTCGGCGATCCGCCTGTCGCTGGCGCGCCGTGTCACCGTCAACACCATGACCGCCGGCGAGCGCATCTTCGTCGACTTCCTGCCCGACGGCTGGACCGGGCCGCCGCCGTCGCTGCCGCAGGAGGTGATCCGCGAGCTGGCGGAGCGCGCCCGTGCCGCGGAGCGGCTGCTGCGCATCCAGCGCGCGGCCGATGCCGCCAAAAAGAAGCCGCCGATCCGCGTTCGCGCGCTGGTGCAGCCCACCTTCGTGCGTTTCGTGTTCGAGGTTCCCGACGGGGTCAGCGTCTCCTCGGTGCTGAACGAGCAAAAGCTGACGCTGTCCTTCAACTCGGTCCTGAGCTTCGACCTTGCCGATGCCAAGGTGGCAGCTCCCCCGAACGTCGCGTCGATCAGTTCGCGCGCCGATACGGACACCTCGGCGGTCGACGTCACGCTGATCGGCGATGTCGACGTGCATTCGTTCCGCGACGAGAAGAACTACATCGTCGATGTCGCCTTCCAGCAGAACGAGCAGCAGCAAGCCGCAAAGCCCTCGCTGAGCTCGTTGCTGCCGACGCCGCGCGGCAAGAAGGGGTCGGCTGCGATCGCGCCGGTGACGTCGGAAAGCATCGCGCAGCAGGCCAAGGTCGAGATCAAGTCCGAGCAACCCAAAGCAGAGCACGCCAAGGCGGAGCCGGCCAAATCCGAACAAGTAAAGTCCGAACAGGCGCCGTCCGAGCCGGTCAAGGCCGAACCGGCCACGACCGGAGAACCGGCGCCCGCGCCGGCCAAATCGGAACAGCCGAGATCCGAGCTGCCGGGTTCGGAGCCGCCAAGGATTGCCGCTGCGCCGCCGGCCGACGCCGAGAAGGCGGCTCCGCCGGCCGGGCCGCGCGAGGGCGGTGCTGCGACGGAACAGAGCGACGCGCCAAAGCCTGCGCCTGCAGTCGCGGCCGCGCCGGCGATGGAGACGCCGAAGCCGGCGGCAGCGCCATCGCCGCCTGCCGAGGCGCGCGCCGGCGCCAAGTCTGCTGCCAGCTCCGCGGTCGAAGCCCAGCGCGACAGCGACGGGTTGCGGGTGACGTTCTCATTTCCCGGCGCGACGCCGGCGGCGCTGTTTCGTCGCGCCGACACGGTGTGGATGGTGTTCGACACGCCCGAGGCGATCGACGTCGATCCGATCCGCGCCAAGGCCGGCTCGCTGATCTCGGATGTCAGCCAGATCGCGCTGGAGAAGGGGCAGGCGGTGCGCTTCCGCCTCAACCGGCCGCAGATGCCGTCGCTCGAGAGCGACGACCGCTCGCGCGGCGTGAACTGGACGCTGACCTTCGCCGACCGGGTGC
This Bradyrhizobium sp. CCBAU 53421 DNA region includes the following protein-coding sequences:
- a CDS encoding DUF1801 domain-containing protein gives rise to the protein MTASEHIDRMIEDLTDWRGKTLAGLRKSILAADPEIIEEWKWMGSPVWSCDGIIAVGNAHKGKVKLTFMYGAQLPDPDKLFNTGFEGNVRRAIDLFEGDKINDRALKALIRAAIELNQAKSKKSGRKPAKKVATAERATAKKKA
- a CDS encoding GNAT family N-acetyltransferase codes for the protein MIETRLATLSDAEAIAALLMANAGDRGGMLLGQWPREVIERRIAGGQSIIIATSDEGGLLGALLTSEKGFDAAAPVQAMLKAWPGGPDAYVYGPVCVSADARGLGVLEALYARLQATFPGREAILFIREDNPRSLKAHLRLGMREVARYDFDGKVFIVLSDRPDAG
- a CDS encoding antibiotic biosynthesis monooxygenase produces the protein MYAAIRHAKAKTGSAEELARRIKEGAIPIISDVEGFMAYYVVYAGDDTVTAISVFNNYAGAEEANRRALAWIDENLGPLLIGQATAVAGPVIVHTKA
- the flgH gene encoding flagellar basal body L-ring protein FlgH, which gives rise to MSQYRINRLILAGALLALGTIASGCSSIDRLSQIGEKPKLTEIENPTAQPGYKPVQMPMPKPEVASYSPNSLWRSGSRAFFKDQRAARVGDILTITVNFTDKAAIANETQRSRSNSEDSGVTNFLGSQTITQANKILPGKILTAESTASSDGKGSVNRQEALQTSVAAVVTQLLPNGNLVVEGKQEIRVNFEIRELIVAGIVRPEDIQSDNTIDSSKIAQARIAYGGRGQITDVQQPRYGQQVLDVLLPF
- the flgA gene encoding flagellar basal body P-ring formation chaperone FlgA; this translates as MIARSLLIAAALLAVTVAPAAAQSRSEAIAVPTLRASITVADDIVRVGDFIDNAGSAGSIAVYRAPDLGTTGTLPVAQVLNVLRAHQVIGVDTRELKEITVTRLARTIDSREIEQQLSRALEGRHGLGRAGNIALTFDRDPGDIRLEATSTGAMQPVAVRYDPRSTRFDVTFEISNDAGTAPYKMRLTGTAIETIEAAVLTRNVERGDVLKASDLVIERRPKAEIGNDAAVRESSVGMQMRRQLRAGQALRTADMAKPDLVTRDQNVTLIYRTAGIYLTIRGKAMDGGAEGDVVSVMNLQSKRAVSGVVTGRGEVSISVATPRATPDADATSSNSAPVKLSSVAPNAE
- the flgG gene encoding flagellar basal-body rod protein FlgG, whose amino-acid sequence is MRALYTAATGMAAQELSVQVISNNIANLRTTGYKKQRAAFQDLIYDHVRRVGAQASDQNTIMPMGIDLGGGVKTVGTPRMMTQGTLSPTGNDLDIAIRGEGFFKILMPDGTFTYTRDGSFQMDNQGRIVNAQGNLVQPTITIPQNASGLTINAQGQVSVTLPGQTASTNIGTIGLTRFINKAGLMPIGDNLFQETPASGQPQDGTANTDGYGDMQQSSLEQANVEVVSEISDLIAAQRAYEMNSKVVSAADQMMQSTSNLFR
- the flgF gene encoding flagellar basal-body rod protein FlgF, which codes for MQNTLLVGLSKQMVLERQMDVVSNNIANMNTNGYKADRSLFQEYLSSNAHEDNFASSDRRVSFVQDRATFHDFSQGPTEETKNPLDVAIDGNAFLVVQTPGGERYTREGNLAINSRGQLVTASGYQVLGTSGPITFQQTDHDVNIATDGNISVLEGTSRLDSIRGKLRLVSFAQAQRLLKDGSNLYVPGEGTQPLPDTKAQIRQGFIEKSNVNSVVEMSRMIEITRTYTQIASLLQQQSDLHKSAIEKLADVPN
- the fliL gene encoding flagellar basal body-associated protein FliL; this encodes MADEEKTESGEGAAAPKKGKLKLIIAVVGFLVVLGAGAGGWFFFMRGHGEEQHAEAPPPKPPSFIDVPDMLVNLVGAPGERVQYLKLKLVLEIKEEKQVEAIKPALPRVTDLFQTYMRELRPSDLNGSAGLFRLKEELTKRVNLALAPNQVNAVLFKEVVIQ
- the fliM gene encoding flagellar motor switch protein FliM, which encodes MAGNDQMDQDAIAAQWEASLDSEDPTTAAAEAAKNELTENMALQWAAMVEDGSRDFGGKNTNGERVLSQEEIDNLLGFTVGDVSLDDHSGIRAIIDSAMVSYERLPMLEIVFDRLVRLMTTSLRNFTSDNVEVSLDRITSVRFGDYMNSIPLPAVLSVFKAEEWENFGLAMVDSNLIYSMIDVLLGGRRGQTQLKIEGRPYTTIETNLVKRLVEVVLSDAEQAFRPLSPVTFTIDRLETNPRFAAISRPANAAILVRLRIDMEDRGGNVELLLPYATIEPIRNVLLQMFMGEKFGRDPIWEGHFATEVAQAEIAVDAVLYEADIPLKELMKLKVGDTLPLDIRSDALVSVRCGNVTLTEGRMGRVGDRVAIRVTKNLRKPQTTFAMFEKADERTKMMEAP
- a CDS encoding DUF6468 domain-containing protein, which produces MSHVLGLAIESLVAVLLMLTIGYCWLLNKRLQRLKADEHSLKATIAELITATEIAERAIGGLKHAVRDVNENLGNQLDAATQMSAQLRNQLAEGDGVVRRLSKIAMAARPPEPAHAPAPAAAPAAPAAPAPRVSAARAVAAAAEAFTERRRAGGLAA